The following are encoded together in the Populus trichocarpa isolate Nisqually-1 chromosome 5, P.trichocarpa_v4.1, whole genome shotgun sequence genome:
- the LOC7477100 gene encoding protein NEN4 has translation MEASSPVSTPEIVFFDLETTVPNKAGQRFWVLEFGAIIVCPRKLVELDSYSTLIRPEDLSAVALKSGRCDGITREAVANAPAFEEVADKIFTILNGRIWAGHNIQRFDCVRIKEAFAEIGRPAPMPVGMFDSLGVLTEKFGRRAGNMKMATLATYFGLGQQKHRSLEDVRMNLEVLKHCAAVLFVESSLPSVMNGKWHNPSTMVTRSRSNGKLVCREENCRKSPPTTLGYQRAVPYTRGRLGEMTEGVRKLLCKAQETKSLNNILKHSLSLFR, from the exons atgGAGGCCTCCAGTCCTGTAAGCACACCAGAGATTGTGTTCTTCGACTTAGAAACAACGGTGCCCAATAAAGCTGGACAACGGTTCTGGGTACTGGAGTTTGGTGCAATAATAGTTTGTCCACGGAAACTTGTTGAGCTAGATAGTTATAGCACACTCATAAGACCTGAGGACTTGTCTGCTGTTGCATTGAAGTCTGGTCGATGTGATGGGATAACTCGTGAAGCTGTTGCAAATGCACCTGCATTCGAGGAAGTTGCTGACAAAATATTTACCATTTTGAACGGTAGAATATGGGCTGGACATAACATCCAAAGATTTGACTGTGTCCGAATTAAGGAGGCATTTGCAGAGATTGGTCGGCCTGCACCAATGCCTGTTGGAATGTTTGATTCTTTAGGAGTTCTGACGGAAAAATTTGGCAGAAGAGCTGGTAACATGAAG ATGGCAACTTTGGCTACTTATTTTGGGCTCGGCCAGCAAAAACACAG GAGTCTTGAAGATGTGCGTATGAACCTGGAGGTCTTGAAGCATTGCGCAGCAGTTTTATTCGTG GAATCAAGCCTTCCAAGTGTAATGAATGGCAAATGGCACAACCCTTCGACAATGGTAACTCGAAGCAGAAGTAATGGAAAACTTGTGTGTAGGGAAGAAAATTGCCGAAAATCTCCTCCAACTACTCTTGGATACCAAAGAGCAGTTCCCTATACAAGGGGAAGGTTGGGAGAG ATGACAGAAGGAGTGAGAAAATTGCTGTGCAAAGCCCAGGAGACAAAATCTCTTAACAACATACTCAAGCATTCACTTTCTTTGTTCAGATGA